From the genome of bacterium:
CCAGAGTTCCGCAGAACACAAGCGGGTTGCCGAGAAAGCCCGGGTCGAAATACACCGCTCCGTTCGCAGTCGGGATGCCCATCCGGTTGCCGTAGTCGCGCACGCCGGCAACCACGCCTTTCATCACCCGGCGCGGATGCAGAACGCCCCGCGGGACTTCTTCCGGCCGGGTGTCGACCGGCGCGAAACAGAATACGTCGGTGTTCAGAATCGGCCTGGCCCCGAGCCCGGTACCGAGGCAGTCGCGAATGACTCCGCCTATGCCGGTCGCCGCTCCTCCGTATGGCTCGAGCGCCGACGGATGGTTGTGCGTCTCGACCTTGAAGCTGACTCCGTACTTCTCGTCGAATTCTATCACGCCTGAGTTATCGTGGAACACCGACAGGCACCACGGCAGGTTCAACTCCTGGGTCAGCTTGAACACCGTGGACTTGAGCAGATTCTTAACCTTCCGGCCGTCGATGTCGATCACGCCCTTGAACGTCTTGTGCTGGCAGTGCTCGGACCAAGTCTGGGCAAACGTTTCCAGCTCGACGTCGGTCGGGTCGCGGCCCAACCCATCGAAGTACTTCTGCAGACCGCGCATCTCGGCGCGACTCAGGGCCAGGAGCCCCTGTCTCGAAAGCTCCAGCAACTCCTGCCCAGAGAGCCCGCGCAGCTTCACGACGCCCTTCCGGAAGCGGTACGGCCTTGTATGGACAAAGACGTGCTCGCCGGGCCTGGCCGCATGCTGGATTACGGGGTTGACCAGCAATCCCTTGACTACCAGGCTCCGAATCGAGTCGGCAGTGCGTCGGCCCCGGCTGCCGCTAAACCCGAACTCATACGCGCGGCCGGTACGGATCTCGACCTGCTCGAACCCGAGGTCGGATAGCGACCTGGCGATGCTCTCCACACTCGGGTCCATAACTCCCGGATTATACAGGACCTCA
Proteins encoded in this window:
- a CDS encoding phosphoribosylformylglycinamidine synthase subunit PurS: MLWRIEITKTTTDPEAKALESDIRDIAGGASADVRITRLYYLDGDIGKAEAERIAAEVLCDPVCESSCVRPAVVAPTGTEVLYNPGVMDPSVESIARSLSDLGFEQVEIRTGRAYEFGFSGSRGRRTADSIRSLVVKGLLVNPVIQHAARPGEHVFVHTRPYRFRKGVVKLRGLSGQELLELSRQGLLALSRAEMRGLQKYFDGLGRDPTDVELETFAQTWSEHCQHKTFKGVIDIDGRKVKNLLKSTVFKLTQELNLPWCLSVFHDNSGVIEFDEKYGVSFKVETHNHPSALEPYGGAATGIGGVIRDCLGTGLGARPILNTDVFCFAPVDTRPEEVPRGVLHPRRVMKGVVAGVRDYGNRMGIPTANGAVYFDPGFLGNPLVFCGTL